One Thermomonas paludicola genomic window, GCCAAGGCCGTGGCCATTCCCGCCGACCAGAAGATCCTGCACGCGATCCCGCGCGACTACGTGCTGGACGGCTCGCAGGAAGGCATCCGCAATCCCGTCGGCATGACCGGCGTGCGCCTGGAAGTGCATGCGCATCTGGTCACCGGGGCCGCGGCGGCGGCCGCCAACATCACCAAATGCGTGCAGAAATGCGGGCTGCAGGTGGACAGCCTGATTCTTGGCGTGCTCGCATCCAGCCAGGCAGTGTTGACCAGCGATGAGCGCGAACTGGGCGTGGTGCTGGTGGACATGGGCGCGGGCACCACCGATATCGCGGTGTTCGTCGGCGGCGCGATCGCGCACAGCGCCAGCTTGCCGGTGGCCGGCGACAAGGTGACCGAGGACATCGCGCACATGCTGCGCACGCCCACGCCGCATGCCGAGGACATCAAGGTCAAATATGCCTGCGCGTTGGCGCAGATGGCGCGCGCCGAGGAAAGCATCCAGGTCGAGAGCGTGGGTGATCGCCCGCCGCGCCGGATGCCGCGGCAAACGCTGGCGCAGGCGGTGCAGGCGCGCTACGAGGAAATCTTCGAGATGGTGCAGGCCGAACTGCGCCGCTCCGGCTTCGAGCAGCGGGTGCGCGCCGGCATGGTGCTGACCGGCGGCGCTTCGAAGATGGAAGGCGTGGTGGAGCTGGCCGAGGAAATGTTGCAGATGCCGGTGCGGATCGGCATCCCGCAGCACGTCAGCGGGTTGGGTGAGGTGGTGGGCAATCCGGTGCATGCCACCGGCGTGGGCCTGCTGCTGATGGGCGCGCAGATGGAAAACCCGAAGCGCCCGGCACTGCCGGCCGGCAAGGTTGGCGGATGGGCAGGCAAGGCGATCAAGTGGTTTCGCGGTGAGTTCTGACGGGTGGTTGGCAGCGAGCGGCAGGCGGCAGGAAATGCGTTGAATGGACAGGCAGATCAAACAATAAACGCCGGTAACCGGCGCAGGCGCGGGTGAATCCAGGGTTCACCCGGGTGCGGCAGGACCCCCGGCAACACAACAAAAGGACATGGACATGGCAAATTTCGAACTGATCCAGCAGGTGGCACCCAACGCGGTCATCAAGGTCATTGGCGTTGGCGGTGGTGGTGGCAATGCGGTGGCGCACATGGTCAACAGCAGCGTGGAGGGCGTGGAGTTCATCACCGCCAACACCGACTCGCAGGCCATCAAGAATTGCGGTGCCAGCCAGCAGCTGACCCTGGGTGGCAACGTCACCAAGGGCCTGGGTGCGGGGGCGAATCCGGAAGTCGGCCGCCAGGCCGCGCTGGAGGATCGCGAGCAAATCATCAATGCGCTGCAGGGCGCCGACATGGTGTTCATCACCGCCGGCATGGGCGGCGGCACCGGTACCGGCGCCGCGCCCGTGGTGGCGCAGCTGGCCAAGGAAATGGGCATCCTGACCGTGGCGGTGGTGACCAAGCCGTTCCCGTTCGAGGGTCGTCGCCGCATGCAGGTGGCGCAGAAGGGCATCGAAGAGCTGGCGCAGCACGTCGATTCGCTGATCACCATTCCCAACGAAAAGCTGATCAGCGTCCTCGGCCGCAATGCCACCATGATCCAGGCGTTCCGCGCCGCCAATGACGTGCTGCTGGGCGCGGTGCAGGGCATTGCCGACCTGATCGTCAGCCCCGGTTTGATCAACGTGGACTTTGCCGACGTGCGCACGGTCATGTCCGAGATGGGCCTGGCGATGATGGGGACCGGCAGCGCGCGCGGCGACGATCGCGCCCAGGCGGCGGCCGAAGCGGCGATCCGCAACCCGTTGCTGGACGACGTCAACCTGCACGGCGCCAACGGCGTGCTGGTGAACATCACCTCGGGCTCCGACCTGACCATGGCCGAGTTCGACGAAATCGGCCGTGTGGTGGGTGAATTCGCCTCCGAAGATGCCACCGTGGTGATCGGCTGCTCGCTGAACCCGGACATGCAGGACGAAGTGCGGGTCACCGTGGTCGCCACCGGGCTGAGCCAGGCCACCCTGCGCCAGCCGTTGCCGCGCGGTGAGCGCCCGGAGACAAGCGCGCGCTTTGGCGGCGATTACGACGCGCCGCGTCGCCCCCAGGTGCAGCTGGTCAGCACCCAGGTCAAGCGCGACGGCACCACCGGGCTGCCGATCGACGATGTTGCCGATGGCTACACTTCCATGCGGGCGTCCAGTTTTGCCAGCGGCCTGCGCCGCAACGCCGATGCGCCGGCATTGGCGGATCTGCCGAAGGACGACTACCTGGACATTCCTGCGTTCCTGCGTCGCCAGGCGGATTGACACTGAAACGCCTCCCCTTTCGCGGAGCGAAGGGGAATGTGGCACCCCTGTCGAATCACGCACCGGGTCGTCCACCCGGCGCGTCTTCCGGCCGGTCGGCATTGCCGGCCGGCCCCTTTCGTTTTCGCACCCTTTTGCCCTGCCGCAACGCCTGCGGGACGGGGTGTTTTACGCCTGGATTCAGGCAGCTGCGTGATATTCTGCCGCGATGCTCCGCCAACGCACCCTGAAAAACGTGACTCGCGCCACTGGCGTCGGCCTACACGGCGGCGAGAAGGTGTACCTCACCCTGCGCCCGGCGCCGATCGATGCTGGAATCGTGTTCCGCCGCGTCGACCTCGAACCGGTGGTGGAGGTGCCGGCCACCGCTGCGCTGGTCAGCGAAACCACGCTCTGCACCGGCTTGAGCGTTGGCGCTGCCAAAGTGCAGACCGTCGAGCACCTGATGTCGGCGCTGGCGGGCTTGGGCATCGACAATGCCTGCATCGACCTGACCGCGCCGGAAGTGCCCATCATGGATGGATCGGCCGGTCCGTTCGTGTTCCTGCTGCAGTCGGCGGGCATCGTCGAACAGAATGCGGCCAAGCGATTCATCCGCATCCTCAAGCCGGTGGAAGTGCGCGACGGCGACAAGTTCGCGCGCTTCGAGCCTTGCGACGGCTTCCGGGTCGGTTTCACCGTGAAGTTCGATCATCCGGCGATCCCGGATGCGCTGTCGCGGGTGGAAGTGGACTTTTCCAGCGAAACCTACATTCGCGAAGTCAGCCGCGCGCGCACGTTCGGCTTCATGCGCGATCTGGAATTCATGCGCGAGCGCAACCTGGGGCTGGGCGGCTCGATGGACAACGCCATCGTGCTCGACGAGTTCCGGGTGCTGAACGAAGACGGACTGCGCTATGCCGATGAGTTCGTCCGGCACAAGATCCTGGACGCGATCGGCGACCTGTATCTGGCGGGCCATGCGGTGATCGGCGCCTACGAAGGCTTCAAATCCGGGCATGCGCTGAACAACAAGCTGGTGCGCGCGTTGCTGGCCGATGCCGGGGCATGGGAAGAGGTCAGTTTCACTGACCCGGTGCAGGTGTCGCGGCTGGGCTATGGGGCGCTGTTGCCGGTCAGCTGAAAACCGCTTCGGCTTGCGAACCGTGACTGAGCGCACAGTCCTGCCGGCGATGTTTCCGAATCTTTAACAAAATCACCCACTTGTGCCGTTAGGATGCCCCCTCGGCCGGTGTGGCGGGCGCGTTTCGGCGCCGCCGTCGCCCGGTCGTCGGGTTTGTTGTTGCCTCCTCGGGCTCGGCAGACCGCAGCAATGCCAGAGCAGCCTTCAGTCCCGACTGGGCGGCCGCCGACATCGGGGTGCGGGGCGCGGTGACCGCAGGCAGCGGTTGCAGCGGCCCGGTGGCCGTCTTGACGACCATTGCATTCACTTCGAGCCCGATGGAGCGGGCGGCGTCGATCAGTTCCGGCGTGGCCAGCCGCAGTTTGGCGTGCCATATCGGTGCATCGACGACGAACACCAACCGGTCTTCGCGGACATTGGCCAGGCGCGCATGCGTGGCCATGCCCGGCGGCAGGTGGGGACGCAACAACTGGTCCACTGCATCAAGCCATCGGGCTCGACGCAAGGTGCCTCCGGCGGTTCCGGCGAGCAGCGTGTCCAGCGCCGCGCGCGGACTGGTGGAACGGGCATCGCCCTTGGCGGGCGTGGATCGCGAACCAGGCATGTCGAATGATCGAAGCAAACAACGTACACGATACCCGGCAGCGCGCCATTGCGCAGGTGCAATCGCTGCGCGGATGGGCGCTGCGGCGGCCGTGGGCCGCGTTGGCGCTGCTGATCGGCGCCAGCCTGCTGTGCGGCGCGGCCGTGCGCAGTGCGATCGGCATCGCCCAGGTGGAAGCCATGCAGGCGGCCGACGCGGCGCGCCAGGCAGAACTGCAAAAAGTGCGGCGCGACGCGCAGCGCGATGTCAATGCACTGGCGGCGCGGCTGGCCGAATTGCAGGCGCAGGCAAACCGGCTGAACGCGCTGGGTGCGCGCCTGACGCAGGCAGGTCAGCTGCAGGACGGCGAATTCGATTTCGAGAAGCCGGTGGGCCAGGGTGGTGGCGGGGTCTCCCGCGACATGCCCGTGGCGGAGCTGCGCCTGCGCCTGGCCGCGTTGGAGCGCGACTACCGCGTGGCCGATACGCAGCTGACGGTGCTGGAAACCCTGCTGTTCAATCGCCAGCTGGAACGCAGCGCGATGCCGTCGCGCGATCCGATCGCCGACAGCTTCGTGACCTCCGGCTTTGGCGGGCGCGCGGATCCGTTCGGCGGCGGCAGCCAGTTCCACAAAGGCATCGACTTCCAGGCCAGCGTGGGCGATCCGGTACTGGCGGTGGCCGATGGCGTGGTCAGTTTTGCCGGCGTGCGCACTGGCTACGGCAATACCGTCGAAATCGACCACGGCAATGGCATGGTCACCCGCTATGCGCACAATTCGCGGCTGACCCATCAGGTGGGTGACCTGGTGCGTGCCGGGCAGGAAATCGCCAAGGCCGGTTCCACCGGGCGTTCCACCGGCGCGCACGTGCATTTCGAAGTGTGGCAGGACGGCGTGGTGGTCAATCCCCGCAAATTCCTCGGCCACAACAACGCGCTGGCCCGGCACGGCCCGGCCCGCGGCTGACATCGGCAGAGGGGCTTGCATACGCCGCAGGCCGCCTCCAGCTAAACTAACCGATTCCCGAACGGGCGAATGCGCTCGGCTCGGGAGCGTTTTGTTGCCCAATCTTTCGATGCCGCGCCACGGCGCGCATCCCGCCAGGGACTGCACACCCCATGCTCAACAGTTTGCTCACCAGTGTTTTCGGCAGCCGCAACGAGCGCCTGCTCAAGCAATACGGCGCCATCGTCAAGAAGATCAATGCGCTGGAACCGCAGATGCAGGCGCTTTCCGACGAGGCCCTGAAGGCCAAGACCGCCGAATTCAAGCAACGCATCGCCAACGGTGAATCGCTGGACAAGCTGCTTCCGGAAGCATTCGCGGTCTGCCGCGAAACCAGCGTGCGCGTGTTCGGCATGCGCCATTTCGACGTGCAGCTGGTCGGCGGCATGGTGCTGCACCACGGCAAGATCGCCGAGATGCGTACCGGCGAAGGCAAGACCCTGACCGGCACCCTGGCGGTGTACCTCAACGCCCTGGAAGGCAAGGGCGTGCACCTGGTCACCGTCAACGACTATCTGGCGCGCCGCGATGCCGCGCAGATGGGCAAACTGTACAACTGGCTGGGCCTGTCGGTGGGCGTGGTGTACCCGGGCATGCCGCACGGCGACAAGGGCGCCGCCTACGCCGCCGACATCACTTACGGCACCAACAACGAATTCGGCTTCGACTACCTGCGCGACAACATGGCGCTGGCCAAGGAAGATCGCTTCCAGCGCGGCCTGCACTTCGCCATCGTCGATGAGGTGGACTCGATCCTGATCGACGAAGCGCGCACCCCGCTGATCATCTCCGGCCCGGCCGACGAGTCCCCGGAGTTGTATCTGCGCGTGGATGCGGTGGTGCCAAGCCTGGTGCGACAGGAAACCGAGGAAAGCGAAGGCGATTTCTGGGTGGACGAAAAGCAGAAGCAGGTGCATCTGTCCGAAACCGGGCAGGAGCACGCGGAGCAGCTGCTGCGCGATGCCGGCGTGCTGGGCGAGGGCGAGAGCCTGTATGCGGCCAACAATATCCATGTGGTGCACCACCTGAACGCGGCGATGCGCGCGCACGCCATCTACCAGCGCGACGTGGACTACATCGTGCGCGATGGCGAGGTGATCATCGTGGACGAGTTCACCGGCCGCACCCTGCCGGGCCGGCGCTGGTCCGACGGGCTGCACCAGGCGGTGGAGGCGAAGGAACAAGTGCCGGTACAGCGCGAGAACCAGACGCTGGCGTCGGTCACCTTCCAGAACCTGTTCCGCATGTACAAGAAGCTGTCGGGCATGACCGGCACGGCGGACACCGAGGCTTACGAGTTCCAGAACATCTACGGCCTGGAAGTGGTGGTCATTCCCACCCATCGGCCGATGGTGCGCAAGGATCATTCCGATCTGGTGTTCCTCAATCGTGCGGGCAAGTATCGCGCGGTGGTCAAGGACATCCTGGAGTGCGTGTCGCGGCAGCAGCCAGTGCTGGTGGGCACCACCTCGATCGAGGTCTCCGAGCTGCTGAGCAATGAACTGAACGCCGCCGGGATCGCCCACGAAGTGCTCAATGCCAAGCAGCACGAGCGCGAGGCCCACATCGTCGCCAATGCCGGCGCCCCGGGCGCGGTCACCATCGCCACCAACATGGCGGGCCGTGGTACCGACATCGTGCTGGGCGGCTCGCTGGACGCCATGCTGGCGGCGCTGGGCGAGGACGCATCCGATGCCGAGAAGGATCGCGTGAAGTCCGAATGGAAGCAGCGCCACGAGGCGGTGAAGGCTGCCGGTGGCCTGCACATCCTCGGCACCGAGCGGCACGAGTCACGGCGCATCGACAACCAGCTGCGCGGCCGTTCCGGCCGCCAGGGCGATCCGGGTTCCAGCCGTTTCTACCTGTCGCTGGAAGACAACCTGATGCGCATCTTCGCCGCTGGCTGGGTGCAGACGATGATGGCCAGGATGGGGCTGAAGGAAGACGACATCATCGAAAGCCCGCTGGTGACCCGGCAGATCGCCAATGCGCAGCGCAAGGTGGAGGCGCACAACTTCGACATCCGCAAGAACCTGCTGGACTTCGACGACGTCAACAACGACCAGCGCAAGGTGATCTACCAGCAGCGCAACGAGTTGCTGGAAGCCGAAAGCGTCAAGGCCAACATCGACGGCATCCGCACCGACGTGGTGGCCGAGATGGTGGAGCGCCTGGTGCCGCCGGACTCGATCGACGAGCAGTGGGACTTGCCGGGGCTGGAAGCCGAACTGCTTGCCGAGTTCGGGCTGCAGATGGACCTGGTCAGGCTGCACAAGGAAGAAGCGGAGCTGGATGCATCGCAGATCCTGGATCGCGTGCAGGAGGCGATGGAGGCGATGTTCGCCGACAAGGAAGCGCAGGTGGGGGGCGACACCATGCGCATGCTGGAGAAGCACGTGATGTTCAATGTGCTCGACCAGAACTGGAAAGAGCATCTGGCGCGGATGGACTACCTGCGCCAGGGCATCCATCTGCGCGGGTATGCGCAGAAGCAGCCCAAGCAGGAATACAAGAAGGAAGCGTTCGAGCTGTTCTCCGAGCTGCTGGAGAAGGTCAAGCGCGAAGTGATTTCGCTGCTGGCGCGCGTGCGCATCCGCAACGAAGAAGACGTTGCCACGGCCGAGGCCCAGGAGCGCGCACGCGCCGAGGCGATGGCGCGGCAGATGCAGTTCCAGCATCCCGACATGGGCGGGCTGGGCGCGGACGAGGAGGCGGCCGACGTGCAGGCGCAACGCGTGCAGCAGCAGGCATTCGCCCACGTGGGCCGCAACGACGCCTGCCCGTGCGGCTCCGGGAAGAAGTTCAAGCATTGCCATGGGCAGCTCAGCTGACGCTGGGCTGCCGGTGTCCGGCGATGACGTGCAAGCAGGACCCATCGCTGATCCGATGAAGCAGGTTCACGTGGTGGCCGGCGTGATCCGCGACGTGCGCGGCCGCATTCTTCTGGCGCGACGAACGGAGGGCCGCGATCTTGCCGGCCTGTGGGAGTTCCCCGGCGGCAAAGTCGAGCCGGACGAGACTCCCGACGCCGCGCTGTCGCGCGAGCTGCGCGAGGAACTCGGGATCGAAGCCATTGCGGGCAAACCTGTTCTTTGCGTGCCGCTGGACTCGCCCGGCAAGCGGCTGCTGCTGGACGTGCGTGAAGTTGCATTCACCGGAACGCCCCGCGGCCTGGAGGGGCAGGCGCTGGCCTGGGTGCCGCTGCACAAGCTGCCGGACTACCCCATGCCGCCGGCCGACGTGCCGGTCGTGGCCCTGTTGCTGAGCCAGCGTGGGGCGGCTACCTCCCCGGACTGAGGCTGGTTGCCTGCGCGTTGGCCAGCGCCCGGTAGAGTTTGTCCAGCGCCTGTACCTGCGCAGCCAGTGCCGCCATCGGGCGATCGTTGCTCAGTACGTCGTCGGCAATCGCCAGGCGCTGCGGGCGGCTCGCCTGGGCCGCCAGCATCTGCCGCGCAAGACGTTCATCGATGCCGTCGCGATGTCGCAGGCGCGCAAGCTGCGTCTCCACCGGCACATCGACCACCAGGATACGGCGCAGCCAGGGGTAGGCCGCCCTGCCGCCACCTTCGGCCAGCAGCGGGATGGAGGCAATGGCATAGGGTGTCTCGGCATGCTTGCAGGCCGCCTGCAATGCGGCGCGCACGCGTGGATGGATGATCGCTTCCAGCCGGCCGCGCGCGTTGGCATCGGCAAACACGCGCTGGCGCATGACTGCGCGATCCAGGCGACCGTCCTCGGCCAATACGGCCTGTCCGAATTCGGCGACGACCTCCGCCAGGCCTGCGCTGCCCTGCGCAACGGCCGCGCGTGCGGCCGCATCCGCATCGGCCACGAACACCCCCAGCGCGCAGAACTGCGCTTCCACCGTGCTCTTGCCCGAGGCCACTCCACCCGTCAGGCCGATGATGTAATCGCTCATGCGCGGATTATGCGTGCTTGCGGCGCGCGCGCCAGTTGCCGGAGCGGGCGCCCTGCAACCCTACGCCAGCCCGGCGAAGCGCAGATAGGCCGCGACCAGGTCGTTGCCCCACATGAAGCTGATCCAGCCGGCCGTGGCCAAATAGGGGCCGAACGGAATCGGGGTGGCTTTGCTGCGGCCTTTCGCCGCCAACCAGAGCGAGCCGACCACCGCGCCGACCAGCGACGAAATCATGATCGTGGGCAGCACCCCCACCAGCCCCGTCCACGCCCCCAGCGCCGCCAGCAATTTGAAGTCGCCGTGGCCCATGCCCTCCTTGCCGGTGAGCTGCTTGAACACCCAATACACCGACCACAGGCTCAGATAGCCCGCCATCGCGCCCAGCAGCGCGGGTTTGGCCGCGACGAAAAGGTGATCGCTGGCGGCCACCAGGCCCAACCACAGCAGCGGCAGGGTCAACTGGTCAGGCAGCAGGCGGGTGCGGAAATCGATGCCCGACAGGGCGATCAGATAGCTTGTCAGCAGCAGCGCGCCGAACCCGCGCCAGCCGAACCCGAAGCGCCACACGCAGGCCAGAAACAGCAGCCCGGTCAGCAGCTCCACCAGCGGGTACTGCATCGAGATGGACGTCTTGCAGCCGCGACACTTGCCGCCCTGCAGCACCCAGCTCAACACGGGGATGTTTTCGTACCAGGACAGCGGCTTCTTGCACGTCGGGCAATGCGAGCCTTCCACCACGATTCCCGGCGGTGGCGGATCGTAGAGGTCAGGTTCTTCCAGGATTTCCCGTGCATCGCGCTTCCACTGCCATTCCAGCCGCTTGGGCAGGCGCAGGATCACCACGTTGAGGAAACTGCCCACCAACAGGCCCAGCCCGGCTGCGGCGGGATAGCCGAAGCCGGGGTGTACGTCCAGGAATGCCATGTGCCGAATGCGTCCTGCTTACATCACCGTCATTGCGATCTTGAAGATCGGCAGATACATGGCCACCACGATGGAGCCCACCAGGCCGCCAATGATCACCATCACCATCGGCTCGATCAGGCTGGAGAGCGCATCCACCGTATTGCTGACCTCTTCCTCGTAGAACTCGGCCACCTTGTACAGCATGGTGTCCAGCGCGCCGGCTTCCTCACCGATGGCGGTCATCTGCACCACCATGTGCGGGAACAGGTTGACCTGCTTCATCGCCACGTTGACCGGATAACCCACCGCCACGTCGTCCTTCATCTTGTGCACGGCCTGTTCATAGACCATGTTGCCGGTGGCCCCGGCCACGCTGTCCAGCGCCTCCACCAGCGGCACGCCGGCGCGGAAGGTCACCGCCAGGGTGCGGGAGAAGCGGGCGATGGCCGAGTCGTTGAGCACCTTGCCGATCACCGGGAACTTCAGCATCAGCCGGTCGATGGTGTGCTGCAGTTTGGTGGAGCGCTTGTAGGTATAGAGGAAGAAGCCGATTCCCGCACCCAGGATGATGCCGATCAGCCAGAACCATTTGACCAGGATATCGGAAATGCCGAACACCAAACTGGTGAAGGCTGGCAGATCCGCACCGAAGCTCGAGAACGTTTCCTTGAAGATCGGCACCACATAGACCATCAATACGGCGGACACCAGGATCGCGACAGCGATCACCGCCGCCGGGTAGAACAGCGCCTTCTTGATCTTGCCCTTGATGCTCTCGATGTTTTCCTTGTAGGTGGCGATGGTCTCCAGCACCGTCTCCAGCACGCCGGAAGACTCGCCGGCGCGCACCAGGTTGCGGTACAGCTCGTCGAACTGCACCGGGTACTGGCTCATTGCTTCGAAGATGGACGCGCCGCCCTCGATGTCATTGCGCAGGCCGGTGACCATTTTCTTCATCGTCGGATTCTTGTTGCCGCCGCCGATGATCTCCAGGGCCATCACGATGGGCACGCCGGACTTCATCATGGTGGCCAGCTGGCGGCTGAACACGGCGATGTCGCGCGGCGAGATTTTCTTGGCAGCGCCGCCGAACAAGGGCTTGGGCTTGGGCTTGACCACGGTGGGGGTGATCCCCTGCTTGCGCAGTTCGGCGCGCAGCAGGTTGGCGTTGCGCGCCGTCTGCTCGCCTTTCATCACCTTGCCGCGCTTGTCGCGGCCCTGCCAGACAAACTCCTCCAGCGGGTTCAGCCGGCGAGTTTCGGCTTTTTCCCGGGCCTTGCTGATCGCGGCTCTGCGTGCGGACATGGGGCTCCCCTTCAATCCTTGGTGACGCGGTTGATCTCGACGAGGCTGGTGATCCCCTGTTTCACCTTGTCCAGCGCGGAGCGCCGCAAATCGCGGACGCCACTGCGCAGGGCAGCCTCGGTAATTTGCTGGACATTACCACCTGCCAGCACCATTTGCTGGATTTCATCGGTCATCGGCATCACCTGGTAAATGCCGGCACGACCCTTGTAGCCCTCGGTGCAGTCCTGGCAGCCCACCGCTTCATACACGGTGATGCCCGCATGAACCTCGTCGGCGGTGAAGCCCTCGGCCAGCAGCGCGTGTTCGGGCAAGTGCGCTGCGCGCTTGCAGTCGTGCAGGCGCCGCACCAGTCGCTGGGCGATGACCAGGCTGACCGAACTGGTGATGTTGTAGGGCGCAATGCCCATGTTCATCAGGCGGGCGATGGTCTGCGGCGCGTCGTTGGTGTGCAGGGTGGACAACACCATATGGCCGGTCTGCGCGGCCTTGATCGCGATCTCGGCAGTTTCCAGATCGCGGATTTCGCCCACCATCACCACGTCCGGATCCTGACGCAGGAAGCTGCGCAGCGCGGCAGCAAACGTCATTCCCCGCTTGACGTTTTGCTGGACCTGGTTGACGCCCGGCAGGCGGATTTCCACCGGGTCCTCGACCGTGCTGATGTTGCGGGTTTCGTCGTTGAGGATGCCCAGCCCGGTATACAGGCTCACGGTCTTGCCCGAGCCGGTGGGCCCGGTGACCAGCACCATCCCGTAGGGCTTGTGGATCGCATCCAGAAACAGCTTCTGCTGATCGGGCTCGTAGCCCAGCTTTTCGATGCCCATCTTGGCCGCGCTGCCGTCCAGGATGCGCAGCACGACCTTTTCGCCAAACAAGGTGGGCAAGGTGCTGACGCGGAAGTCGATCTGCTTGCCCTTGCTCAGGTTGAGCTTGATGCGACCGTCCTGCGGCACGCGCTTTTCCGCGATGTCCAATTGCGACATCACCTTCAGGCGCGCGGCGATGCGCGCATGCAGCTTCACCGGCACTCTTTTCGCCGTTTTCAGGATGCCGTCGATGCGGTAACGCACCCGGTAATCGTTTTCGTAGGGCTCGAAATGGATGTCCGACGCGCCGCGACGAATGGCATCCACCAGCGCCTTGTTGACGAACTTGACGACCGGCGTGTCCTCGCCCTTGGAGTCCACACCGGTGTCCGCAGACAGATCTTCGTCGCCGCCGCTGACCTCCAGGCCCTCCAGACCATCCGAGTCTGCCAAGTCGTCGGCCATGGCATCGGCCGCTTCCAGCCAGGAATCCAGGCTGCGCCTGATGGTGTCGTCGTCCACCAAAATGGGCTCAACCGCCAGGTTGGTGTGGAATTTCAGCTCTTCCAGCGCCCGGTTGTTGGTGGGGTCGGAAGTGCCCACGAACAGCCGCCCGCCGCGCTTGAACAGCGGCAACACCATATGCTTGCGCAGCAGGTCTTCCTTGACCAACGCAATCGCCGACTGCGCGGGATCAAGCGCCAACGCGTCCACCAGCGGCATCCCGAATTCGATGGAATTGGCCGCCGCCAGCGCCGCGGGGGACGCCAGCCGGCGGTCGGCCAGGTACGTGGCCAGCGGCATCTTTTCGGCCGTGGCGCCATCCATCGCCTTGCGCGCCACGGCTTCGTCCATGGCGCCATCCATCACCAAACGTCGGGCGATGCCGGTGATGCCCATCAGGTTGGGGGTGGTTGCGGTATTCATTGCTCAGGCGGCCTCCACGGGAACCATGCGACTTTAGCCTAAATGCAAAACAAGGCCCAATGCGGCCTTGCGCCCACGCCCGCCCCGCTTCCGCAGGCGCGCGCCGCAGGGGGCGCGAAGCTCTTGGCGTGACCAAGCGAAAGCAGTCGCGCCCTTTCAGCGATCCTACGGGAGGGCCGAGAGTGCACGCGCACGCTATGCGCCAGATTGCGAATCAGAGTTGAACTCGCCGTGAGAAATGTCTTGCAATAATGACATTATTTGAGATATTGAATATATTGTCTTGATTAAAGGACGACTCGGTAATGCATCTTCCGATTCGCACGCTACTGGATCTGGGGGAGGCTGTGCGTGATGCGCGGCGCGAACAAGGCTTGAAGGCGACCCGGGTCGCGGCGCAGTCTGGACGCAGCCGGGATCTGTTGCATCGGCTGGAAACAGGCGGCGACGTCACCACTGGCGCACTGCTCGACGTGTTGCGCAGCATGGGCTACACCCTGCGTCTGGAGCCGCAAGGCTTGCCCACGC contains:
- the ftsA gene encoding cell division protein FtsA produces the protein MNRKGDKSLIVGLDIGTSKVTALVGEYAPGEPIEVIGIGSHESRGLRRGVVVDIDSTVQSIQRAVEEAELMAGCEVSGVYASISGNHIQCRNSQGVAPIRDGEVTHADLDRVLEAAKAVAIPADQKILHAIPRDYVLDGSQEGIRNPVGMTGVRLEVHAHLVTGAAAAAANITKCVQKCGLQVDSLILGVLASSQAVLTSDERELGVVLVDMGAGTTDIAVFVGGAIAHSASLPVAGDKVTEDIAHMLRTPTPHAEDIKVKYACALAQMARAEESIQVESVGDRPPRRMPRQTLAQAVQARYEEIFEMVQAELRRSGFEQRVRAGMVLTGGASKMEGVVELAEEMLQMPVRIGIPQHVSGLGEVVGNPVHATGVGLLLMGAQMENPKRPALPAGKVGGWAGKAIKWFRGEF
- the ftsZ gene encoding cell division protein FtsZ, which codes for MANFELIQQVAPNAVIKVIGVGGGGGNAVAHMVNSSVEGVEFITANTDSQAIKNCGASQQLTLGGNVTKGLGAGANPEVGRQAALEDREQIINALQGADMVFITAGMGGGTGTGAAPVVAQLAKEMGILTVAVVTKPFPFEGRRRMQVAQKGIEELAQHVDSLITIPNEKLISVLGRNATMIQAFRAANDVLLGAVQGIADLIVSPGLINVDFADVRTVMSEMGLAMMGTGSARGDDRAQAAAEAAIRNPLLDDVNLHGANGVLVNITSGSDLTMAEFDEIGRVVGEFASEDATVVIGCSLNPDMQDEVRVTVVATGLSQATLRQPLPRGERPETSARFGGDYDAPRRPQVQLVSTQVKRDGTTGLPIDDVADGYTSMRASSFASGLRRNADAPALADLPKDDYLDIPAFLRRQAD
- the lpxC gene encoding UDP-3-O-acyl-N-acetylglucosamine deacetylase, with translation MLRQRTLKNVTRATGVGLHGGEKVYLTLRPAPIDAGIVFRRVDLEPVVEVPATAALVSETTLCTGLSVGAAKVQTVEHLMSALAGLGIDNACIDLTAPEVPIMDGSAGPFVFLLQSAGIVEQNAAKRFIRILKPVEVRDGDKFARFEPCDGFRVGFTVKFDHPAIPDALSRVEVDFSSETYIREVSRARTFGFMRDLEFMRERNLGLGGSMDNAIVLDEFRVLNEDGLRYADEFVRHKILDAIGDLYLAGHAVIGAYEGFKSGHALNNKLVRALLADAGAWEEVSFTDPVQVSRLGYGALLPVS
- a CDS encoding DciA family protein — protein: MPGSRSTPAKGDARSTSPRAALDTLLAGTAGGTLRRARWLDAVDQLLRPHLPPGMATHARLANVREDRLVFVVDAPIWHAKLRLATPELIDAARSIGLEVNAMVVKTATGPLQPLPAVTAPRTPMSAAAQSGLKAALALLRSAEPEEATTNPTTGRRRRRNAPATPAEGAS
- a CDS encoding M23 family metallopeptidase codes for the protein MIEANNVHDTRQRAIAQVQSLRGWALRRPWAALALLIGASLLCGAAVRSAIGIAQVEAMQAADAARQAELQKVRRDAQRDVNALAARLAELQAQANRLNALGARLTQAGQLQDGEFDFEKPVGQGGGGVSRDMPVAELRLRLAALERDYRVADTQLTVLETLLFNRQLERSAMPSRDPIADSFVTSGFGGRADPFGGGSQFHKGIDFQASVGDPVLAVADGVVSFAGVRTGYGNTVEIDHGNGMVTRYAHNSRLTHQVGDLVRAGQEIAKAGSTGRSTGAHVHFEVWQDGVVVNPRKFLGHNNALARHGPARG